DNA sequence from the Pelecanus crispus isolate bPelCri1 chromosome 4, bPelCri1.pri, whole genome shotgun sequence genome:
CTGGCTGGGGAAAATATTCTTGTGGCTGTCCGAGCCCTGCAGGCACACGCTGACATCTTATTAAAAGTCCTTGGCCAACTCTTTAACCCTGATGACCTCCCTGTTGAGTTTTCAGAGCACTTCGCTAAATGCCATGTCTTGTAATGAGAAGCCATATtagctggtttcttttttttttaaatgtatttatttcaggaTTGTGATCGGCTTCTCCGGCCAGCTGATGCCTGCAGGCCGCTccgctgggctgctgcttgttcTGCCGTGGAAAGATGTTTCATTAATAAGAGTTTGAACTGAAAACTGGGGGGATGcgatgtgtgtgtgtgtgtgtttgctgttTCGCTTGGTCGCCAGGAATGGGGACAAACGCTCCCGCCCGTGCCTCCTGGAGAGGGGAGGCTGGAGAGGGAGGGACGGGACCGGCCCTTTGCTTGCAGCCTCAAATTCCTGCTGCCACCGGCTGGACTCCCCACCGCGGCAGGTGTTTTTGCAATAGATTCATCCCCTCCACCTCCATCCCTTGATTTGCTCCAGGAATGGATGCTATTGAGGAAataaaaacccacccaaaaaacccaaaattgtGCTGAGCACAGTGCTTTGAAAAGTAGGTGGGGGGAAACAGCTTATAATCCTGATTTTGCTCCCCCGCCACGTCAGCTACAGCCCCGGCTCcttccctggggcagggagagcccTGGGTCATCGCGTGGGCTTGTCACCCCGCGCTTGAACGTACCACCCCGCCTGCTCTCCTgataaaaacccccaaaatcccaAGATACCGGTTCGTTCTTCTGCGTTTTTTTGGCAGCTTGTTATCTCTGCTTTATTAAATTGCCCGCTGTGATAGGAGGTGAGAGATGGAAGACATCGCATTGCTTCTCTTCCAAAGCTTTCTGCTCCGGTGGTGTCTCCGGATAAATAGCCGTCCCCTGCTTGCTCAGCCAGGTGGACGACCGCTTTGAATGATTCTTCTTGAGAGTTTGGGAGGCCGAAGCCGCACGATTGCCCTTAGAATTGAAGATAAAGCTGTGTTTGAGGAACCCAACGTCGCCCACACAGCATGAGGGGGGCTTCAGTGGGAAAGCTCGGGGTGGAGAGGTCTCCTTCCCCGTCCTCGCTCGAGCGGGAGCGGAGCTTTCCTCGGGTCTGAATACCCATCACTTGGAAAAAGGGGCTGCGTCCAGTCTAGAAATCGTTGGCAGCAGAAGTGGTTGGAAACTGGTGGTATTTACGGCAGCTCCCCATTTACTCGACAGCTTTTGGTGGTCTTAACGGTGCTGGTGATGTCTGTGTGGAAAATTGGGGAGGTCgaaagaggaaaaggggagGAGGTTGTGTGCTTCTCGATGGAGACGTTGCCTGCCCAGCTACAGAGAAAGCTGGCTGTTGCTTAAATGCGTCATTTCGTGTGGCCAttctcatttctgaaatgaaaaattaaaaaaaaaatagattaaatctggaaaggagggaaatgaaatgtttgagGTATTACAgtaatcctgattttttttgcctgtctttACGTTTCTCCCTGTTTTGATTGCAGGCTCAGACACCAAGCACACAAAGAGCTTTATGCCTACAAACAGGTGAGAAGACACACAGTGAgttctcttcccttctgcttAGTGCCAAATCCGTGCCGGAGTAGTCACTCCGTCAGGTTTCCTTGCGCTGTTCTTCTCCTTGGGAGGCTCTTGGTCTTTGAAGAGAAGTCGTAAAGCCTGGGCAAACCTCTGTCCCCGctgatttaacttttttctaccagctgggctccccaggagcATCTCTCACCCATTAGTCTGCAGGTCTCCGGGTTTTCAGACAAGGTCCCGGAGCGGTGGGGACATCTCCACCCCTGGAGCACCTCAACAGGGGAACCTCTCCAAACCCTCACCTTATTTCCTGCTGGTGAGCAGTAACGCCGTCGcttccccctgtactcggcgctggtgaggccgtacctggaatactgcatccagttttgggcccctcactccaagaaggacattgaggtgctggagcgtgtccagagaagggcaatggagctggggaagggtctggagcacagggctgatggggagcggctgagggagctgggggtgttcagcctggagaagaggaggctgaggggagaccttaacgctgtctacaactacctgaaaggagggtgtagtgaggtgggtgttggtctcttctcccaaggaacaagcggtaggacaagaggaaatgggctcaagctgcgccaggacaggtttaggttggatattaggaaaaatttcttcacggaaagggtagtcaagcattggaagagactgcccagagaggtggtggagtcaccatccctggaagcgttcaaaaaacgggcagacgtggcacttggggacatggtttagtggccatgggggtgttgggttgatggttggactggtgatcttagagatcctttccaaccttaaagattcctagtttttacttcattATAATTAGTTATATATAttagttagtgataggacgagacgaaatgggcttaagctgcgccaggggaggtttagattggaaattaggaaaaatttctttacggaaagggtggtcaagaattggaacaggctgcccagagaggtggtggagtccccatccctggaagtgttcaaaaaacgggtagatgtggcacttcgggacatggtttagtctggtctacccttgattggcttagagtagacttggtagtgtaggttaatggttggactggatgatcttaaaggtcttttccaacctaaacaattctatgattctataaatgatccagccaccaagccaggaggcgtggggttgctgctctccccttaattggtttagttgtggagttggactgggtgatcttaaaggtcttttccaacctaaaggattcgATGATTCGATGATTCCCTAGCAATCAAATGATGTTTTGTGGGGTCCCAATCTGCTCCCCGGCTCGTGCCCGGCTGCTGCGGAGCAGCCGCAGCCACGGGGCTCTCGCAGGGACCTGTCGTGGGGAACACCCCCACGTCACCCTGGCAAACCCAGCTGTTTCCCACATGCACCCACGCGCGCCAGCGCCTTCGTTCAAATCAACACGGCCGAGAGAGCGGCGTCAGGCTGCTGCTTCAGCGTCCTGTTTGCTCCAGGGCTTCTGTACTTTTTCTGCCTCCGATCTGGTATCCGAGCAGGAAATTGGGTGGAGTTGGGCTGATAGGATATGATAACACGTGGTCGTCCCAGATTTACAGCCCTCTCCGGGTGTTTAGCCTGGATGGAGTGAAAATGAAGTGGCAGACGTCCATGCGGGAGCTCGCTGCACAGCGCAGGAGCCCAGGAGGTTTAAATTCAGGAGGAGACCTCCTGGATTTGGCCCTCGTGTTAGCGGTTATAGCTGTGCCAGCGCTGCCTTCCTCCCGCGTCTGCGTGGGGGTGAACACTTGCTGCGCTGGGTTTGCTGCCGGTTTCCAGTTCTGCTGGGACGCTCAATTAACGGGGATTTTTGCTGCGAACGCTCTTGGGAAAAGCTGTGTCCTGACGCCGGTGCTCTGTCTTGCAGGTTATACtcaaggaaaaggtgaaggagcTGAACCTACACGAGGTGAGTACATCCCTGGGGCGGTAGTGTAGCGGCAAAGACAccctcaccctcctcttcctcgcactcggggaggggatgggggacaaGCAAAGGCAGGAAGGTGCAAAAACTCAAATTTAACTCTTTTAGGAGCAAAACGCGCAGCAGCCAGCAGCGGGGTTTGCTCTGCAGCCTCTTGCCCCGGTACAGGGAACGTGGGGAGCGCAGGTTAACGGCTGTGCCGGCagctccctctctccccaaCGCTGCTTTTCTCTTTCGGAAACTCGAATTGCGTGTTAGTGCAGCCGGTGAAAGCACATCTGCAAAGGGGGTCTGGGTTAAcccatctccctcctcctcctgggtgTCTTTTAGCTTCTACGGCATCATTAGGATTTATTGCATTGTTGTTATTGTTGGTAGTAGTAGTATTAGTATTATTCATtgcattattatttatattattgtcgtggtttagccccagccagcagctcagccccacgcagccgctcgctcactgcccctgccccgatgggacaggggagagaatcggaggagtaagagtgagaaacactcctggggtgagataagaacagtttaataattgaaataaagcaaaatagtaatgataataacaatataataataatagtaataataatatacaaagcaagtgatgcccaatgcaattgctcaccacccgctgaccgatgcccagcccgtccccaagcagcgatcgcagccccccagccaacccccccagtttctatactgcccatgacgccgtatggtatggaatagcccttggggcagtttggggcagtgtcctggctgtgccccctcccagcttcttgtgcccctggcagagcatgggaagctgcaaagtccttgactggcataagcagtgctgagcaacaactgaaccatcagcgtgttatcagcattctcctactaaatccaaaccacagcactgtgccagctactaggaagaaaattaactctatcccagccaaaaccaggacaattattTATTGCATTATTATTACCACTGCAATAAAGAGCCGTGGGGAGGCAGATGCAGGCCAGGCCGCGTGTAACCAGCGTCCTGTGCCGGTTCCgtcccctccagccccgctcAGCCTCGCCACCGTCCCCCCGACGCACGCAGCACATCTCCGCCGGCCGCGTTGCTCGGGCAGGGTAAACTGCCGGGATTTAACTGAAATCAAAGATAAAGCACGCTCCCCAGGCTTCTGCCCCTCCCGCTCCCGGTTTGCAGCTTTGCAGGGAAGAGGTGGCTGGAAGAGGCAGGCAAAGGGGTGTCTGCTTGGAGGTGTTAAGAATTAAACCCCCTTTTTCCAGCCCCAAAAACATGAGGGTTTCTTCTCGGCTTCGGGAGGAGTGCAGAGTCCGCAGCAGCCATAAAGCAAAGCCCCAGCGgactttgcatttaaatttcaCAGGGGGAATCGCGCCAGCGACCGCTGCAGGCGCAGCAGTGGCTCCGTGCTGGGTGCCTCTGCGTAACGGGTTCAGAGGGTCTCCGGGGGCTGAAACGCGTCTCGGGGTAACGCTGTTACCCTCAcccacctctgcctgcctgccccggcgggGTTAAAACACATCAGTTGTTCTCTGCGGGTTTCCAGGCGGTTTTGGGGCTGAGTGTCCCTATTTTACAGACCATTTTTCATACTCAAGTTGAGCAGGAATCTGCTGGAACCCTGCTTCAAACACGGGCTGCTTTCATTTCCCCTAACGACAGCAAAAACGCCCACCCACATCCCCGACCTGAGTCCGCTCGGCTCTTCAATACCAGCTCCGTTTGCATGtcagctgctggtttttttgtttgtttttaattcccCGCGCAGAGCAACAAGAGCCCGTCCCACCTTTCATCCTCTTTTacgttttttttttactttcattaaaaaataatccagccaccaagccaggaaacacgaaattcttactctccccttaactggtttagtggtggagttggtaatgttaggttaatggttggactgggtgatcttaaagggcttttccaacctaaacgattcgatgatttAATGATACACATTTAACGATATACATGCTGTAGAGATAcatttaatggttggactggacgatcttaaaggtcttttccaacacaAACGATCCGATGATCCCGTGATCCTCACCCTCCgtggggccggcgggcggcggaggGACGGAGCGGTCCCGGCTCGAGGCCCCTGCTCCCGCTCCCCTGGCATCGCTGCCTTGCGGCGGGGGTTCCGCCAGCACACGGACGGGAAAGCGCTTCCCGGGGTGAGAAGCTTGTGGCGGGGGGGATTTGGGAGCGGGCCAGAGCCGGGAATGGCAGCGATAACCCTCCGGCCTCCTGCTCTGTCGCCTCCGCTTCCAGTTCTCCTCAGCTTTCCCAGTTTAAACGCTTTCGGGAAGGACGCGGGGTCTGTGGGGAAGGGGATAGAGCAGCTCGAGCTGTTTCCTGGGATTCGGGaaaggctggaaaggattttCTCTGGCTCCCTCCAAAATATCCCTTTTTGGGCATTTGGATTTTGGTATTTACAGTAAGCGGTTCTGGAGAGCGGAGCAGGGTGGGAGGATTTTGCAACTCTGCGGGGTGGCTGCCAGGGCTCGCCCGGAGCCTTGCAGAGGGGAAAGTCCCCGCCGAGCTCCTCAGCCCCatgtttctgggtttgtttttcctcttttttttttttttttccatcacgCTGCCTCTCCCAGGCTTTCACGGGGCTCACGATGTCCGTGTTCCTCCGCGACTGGGccaagcagctctgccagcattTGCttgctccagaaaaaaaaaaaaaaaaaaaaaaagtctccgACGAGCTTTGGCTGGCTGGAAAGGTATCGACGGGCGCTGCGTTCCCGGGAAAGCCGGGAGCCTCCCGCGGTGCTTGCCAGCCACTGGCCTCATCCCGAGGGCTTTTGGCAGCGGGGCTGAGCCCTTGTTTTGGACTGCCGGAGACTCCCTGGccgcaggggcaggggaggggggctgggaaAAACAGCTGGGAATATCCAAAATCCCCAGGAATATCCAAAACGGGTCAGGAAAAACTGGCGGTGTGGGGGAAGGAGATTCCGGCTGGGTCTCTTGCCCGCCGGGAAAACAGCCACCGACCTTGGCATCCCTGGGGCAGAGATGccccctttgccttttcctcttcccagaGCTATCCCTGCGGATGCAGCTCGGTCCCAGGGACGGGGCAGCAGCGTGGAtccgtccccctgcaccctaAAGCCTCCTGGCAGGTCAAAATGCATCCCAGCCTTCCGCTGCTCCGCTGGGAAAGGgagagcccagccccagcctgtgaTCCCAAAGCCCCGGAAGGCTTTAGCGGGGATTCCACCCCTCTGCCATGCAGAAACTTCCCAAAGGTTTCTTCTGCAGCGTGgggcaacaaaaaaaaagcagctgcctgGTCAAAACAGAGGGTTTATAGCAAAAGAGGAGGTCGCTTTCCCTTGGGTGCAGGTAtttctctcctcacccccagCACCGGGATCCTCACCGGCATCGGAAGCCAAATcgccctttttttcccccaaccaAAGGCAGGGGCGAGGCGGGCGCCGGGGAGAAGATGGAAGCTGGCCGAGGGCATCGCTTAgcaggaggggttttttttagggcAGGGGAAAGCATTTTGGCCAGGTCAGAGATGTCCGCGTGGTTTTTACTTGCAAAAAACCACCGCTTCCCGGCAGCTGACTCTCCGCCTCTCGATGTCTTTCAGATCTGCGCCGTTTGCTTGGAGGAGTTCAAGCCCAAGGACGAGCTGGGGATCTGTCCCTGTAAACATGCCTTCCACAGAAAGTAAGTGTGGCAGCCGGAGCCGGCGGCCGGGCTGCCCCGAATGCCGGCGGGCGGCCCCAGGGAGGCTCCTGGCCTGagggctgccgctgccgctgcttTCTTCCCGCCCCAATTCCCGGGGACGGAGGGGAACTGCGGCAAAAGGCTTGGAATTGCAGCATTTGGAGCAGCAAAGGTGCAGTCGTGAGCCGGCAAAACCGCTTCCCTTTAAAGAGAGAGCCGTCATACGTTCCAAAATGCATACATACGTTTGTGTGGGTGTGTATTTACAgctatatttatatacatttataaaatatacGTGCAGAAGCACTGGAACGAGCTCCCCGGGGAAGCGGCCCGGGCCCGAAGCCCGGTGATGTCCAAGAAGCATTCGGCAAACGCTCTGGGCCGCGGCGTGAGCTCGCAGGGTGCCCGGTCTTGAGTGCGGAGTTGGCCTCGACGGTCCTCGTGGATCCTTTCCAACTCGGGGTGCTCTGTGATTCGACGAAAAATGtctatatatacattttatacatatatatattttataaaaatgtataacGCTATGAGTTGTAGCtctataatatatatacatttcaTAGGTATGATGTAGCTATGCTGTAGATACACATTTAcgagtttttactttcattaaaaaataatccagccaccaagccaggaaacatggaattgctgctctccccttaattggtttagtggtggagttggcagttctaggttaatggttggactggatgatcttaaaggccttttccaacctaaacgattcgacGATTTAATGCTATACATTTAATGATATACATGCTGTAGAGATAcatttaatggttggacttgatgatcttaaaggtcttttccaacctgaacgattcgaTGGTTATAAAATCATCTTATATAATTATAAGAtataatataaattataaatcATATAATATAAAACCTTACCTATtcataaaatgcatatatacCTTTTGGTGGATATATGCATTTTATATCTTTTTGTGCctgtctttgcatttttatctctctattttataaatgtatataaattaGGTATAATATGGGCTATGCACGCAAAAAATCCATGTACATACACACGCACGCGCGCACAAAACCATCCCAATACGAAGCGTAAAGGCACCGAAACGgcgaattaaaaaaaaatccgtcGGCCGCGGCAGCGCTGCAGGGAGGGTGAGGAGGGCTCGGGCGTGGCCGGTGGCCCAGGGCTGGTGGCCCACGGCGAgcaggggcgcggggggggttGCAGGAGCCCTGCGACGCCCCCAGcgtgtccgtgtcccccccacAGGTGCCTCATCAAGTGGCTGGAGGTGCGGAAAGTCTGCCCGCTCTGCAACATGCCGgtgctgcagctggcccagctgCACGGCAAGCAGGACCCCgggcccccccagggccccctccccggcgccgAGAACATCGTATAGCTCCGccggccggggggctgccccgccgccgagggggccccgccgccggccccggggacTCGCAGACGACCAAAGCACTACGGCACCGGCGCGGAGGGCCGGGACGCGGGCGCCGAGCCCGCAGCACTTTAGCGGGGGGGCACGTCCCCGCCGGCCCAagcggcgcagccccgcgccccccaaATCCTGCCTCCGCCGAGCCGTGCCGGGACGAAGCCCCCGCCGGCTCCGTGCCTCGCCCGCGGCGAGGAGGGGGCTCGGGGTCCTGCGCCCCGCGAGCCGGCCTTCCTCCAGCACGGCGCTTCGCCGGCACGACGCCCGCGGGCAGCGGCGCCGGAgcagccccgccgagccgcccgccgccgcccgagcgCCCCGCTACGCTGCCAGCCTCGacgccccgccgctccccccgaAAACGACGCCCAGACCGCCTcggggggcagccccggagCCGCAcgcctgctgcccgccgccgcctcctcttCGCCGGGCCCGCCACGGGGTCACCGCTGCCTTCGCGAGCGCTACCTAGAAATTGGGGTCTGGCACCCGCTGCTCCGCCCAAAGGGctcgccggggcgggggagccggCGTCGCCCCGGGGTGCTGCTAGGGTGCTGCTTGCCGGGGTCCCCCGGGCTCCGCGCCCCCTCCTCGGCGCGATGGCTACCTCAGGGGGGCCGCCGGCCCCTCCGACGGGCACGATCCTGGCGCAAACCATCGGCGCACGGGCCTGCGATGGGGGACAGGCGAAAATCCTGCCCTTGGGCTTCAGCCCATCGCTTCCGCCAGGCCCGGGGGGGTCGGGGCGAGAGCCGGCAGCGTTTTGGCcttgccacccccccccccaaccacagctgctggggggggggctgccacCCCCTTGCCCCTCCGACCGCCTCATGGGGCGAATTTGGGCACCGGAGCAAACGCCCTGGCCTCCCCCTCCATTCCCAACCGGTATTCccttcttttttgtctttttggttttttggaggggggtCAGCGTTATGCGGCGGCGGCGTTCCCGGGCGCAGGatggggcgcggggctgggaAGGCTCCGGGGGGGTCggttttcccccccctcctGTAAATAGCGCGCGACTCCCGAGACTGTTTATGGAGCGTGGAGCCTCATAGACGTGTTTGTACACTACGAATTCtgcagcagaatattttttaaaacgtttgctggggggggggggggggggggggggtgtttgtttgtttgtttggggttgggtgtttttttttttttgtaagctatatttttgtatatttaattgctattttaaaattctaataaTGCGTCCTTTTTGCTAATCACATTATTCTTAAGGAAAAacgaggaaagaaaaaaaaaaaaaaaaaaaaaaaccacaaaaccacaacCAACCAAGCAGTTTGCATGTGATTTGACTTGAACTGTAAATAAAAGCAGGTTTTGGAAGCGGGGGTGTGTTTGCACAGGGCGGGGGGTGCGCACCTGGGAGCCCCCAGGCAcagggagcagccccccccccccccccggccccggtggGTTGGGGCCCCCTGGGCCACGCCGGCCCCagcccttttttggggggggtccccattgTCCCCGTGCCCCTGCGGCTGCAGCACCCCCGGGCCCGGAGCGGAGCTTTGCCCCCAGCCGGGCCATCGCCAGCCTCCGCCGGCcaccggggatggggacgggctCCTGGCTGCCTCTCCCGCTCGCCGCGTCTCGCCCCGCGCCCTCCCGGCttcagcaaaaattaaaaataaaaaataaaaatccccccccccccccccgtccgtCCCCGTTTCGGTGGCTTCGCTGTGGCCTGGTCTGGAGGAAGCGGGGCTCCCTCCTTGCCCGGTCCCCTGTCCCGCTGTCCCGTCCCTCTGTCCCATCCTGTCCCGCTGTCCCGTCCCTctgtcccatcctgtcccctgTCCCGTCCCTCTGTCCCATCCCGTCTCttgtccctctgtcccctgtCCCGTCCCTCTGTCCCATCCCGTCTCCTCTCCCTCTGTCCCGTCCCACTGTCCCCTGTCCTGCTGTCCTGTCCTGCTGTCCCATCCTGTCCCTCTGTCCACTGTCCCCCGTCCCGCTGTCCCGTCCTGCTGTCCCATCCCGTCCTTCTGTCCCGTCCCGCTGTCCCGCCCTGCTGTCCCCTGCCCTGTGTCTCATCCCGTCCCTCTGTCCTGTCCTGCTGCCCCACCGTCCCGTTCCTCTGTCCCACTGTCCTGTCCTACTGTCCCCTCGTgctgtcccctgtccctccatcccatccctctgTCCTACTGTCCCGTCCCTCCATCCCGTCCCTCTGTCCCATCCCTCCGTCCCTTGTCCGTCTGTCCCGTCCATCCATCCCGTCcctctgtcccctgtccctctgtcccgtccctctgtcctgctgttccctgtccctccatcccctgtccctctgtcccatccctccatcccttgtCTGTCCCGTCCCTCCAccccctgtccctctgtcctgtcTGTCCGTcccctgtccctccatcccgtccctctgtccctccatcccgttgctctgtccctccatcccatccctctgtccctccaccctgtccctctgtcctgtcTGTCCATcccctgtccctccatcccctgtccctctgtcctgtctgtccatcccatccctccatcccgtccctctgtgcctccatcccctgtccctctgtccctccatcccctgtccctccatcccctgtccctctgtcctgtcTGTCCATCCCgtccctccatcccctgtcCATCCCgtccctccatcccctgtccctctgtcctgtctgtccatcccatccctccatcccgtccctctgtgcctccatcccctgtccctctgtccctccatcccctgtccctccatcccctgtccctctgtcctgtcCATCCCgtccctccatcccctgtccctctgtccctccatcccctgtccctctgtcctgtctgtccatcccatccctccatccagtccctctgtccctccatcccctgtccctctgtccctccatcccgtccctccatcccctgtccctctgtcctgtcTGTCCATCCCgtccctccatcccctgtccctctgtccctccatcccctgtccctccatcccctgtccctctgtcctgtcTGTCCATCCCGTCCCTCCATcccgtccctctgtccctccatcccatcCCGCTGTCCCCTGTCCGTCCGTCCCGTCCCTGGCCAGCGCAGGGCCGCTGCCCTCCAGTGctggctccccccccccccagccgggAGCCGGGGGTCCCACCCCTGCCGAGGGGAGGCGCGGAGCCCCCTCCTCGCTGCCGTCCCGCCACGGAGCTCGCTGGGTGAAGATGGCCGCTGGCGGGACACGGCACGGGGCCCAGATGCACCGAACACCATTATTTGTTACTGCGGCTCCTGCTCTGGGGACGTGCATCGCTTTCACCCCCGCCCAGCCCCCACCAGCCACCCTTCGAAGGCCAGAGGGCCTCCAAAGCACCCAGCGTCACCTACCACCGAAGAAGTCTTTCATCAAACCCTAAAATGCCGCGATTTGCCCCGGAAGGACGCTAGAACCCCCCTGCTGCCGGCCGGAGCGGTTCTgggagcctgctgctgccacccaAGGTGCCCCAGACCCCTCAGGAAGCCTCGGGGCTGCGAAGCCAAACTGCAAAAATCAGCGGAGCCCCGACGGGGGCCGTGCCCGGACCCCGCGAGCGCCCGGGTTTGGGTCACGCCCGGCGTTGGAGCCCCCGGGCACCAGCGCCGCGGGGGCGAGCGCGGAGAGGCGATCCTCGCCGCCACCACCACGCAAACgctccatttttatttgtttttttccttccccctccattACCAGCCTTTGAAATGCAACCGATTCCCAGAGACCAGAACGTGCAGGGAGCGAAGAGTAATTATGGATTGCTgagtgttatttttaataagctcctaaaaaatccacagaaaggGCTCGTTTACACCCATTTCATCCGCACGTTCTCGAGGCTCGGTCGGCTCGGCGCTCATCCCTTTGCTCCGTCGCTAGGAAGAACGAGGCGAAGAAGCAAACGAGAGTTTcaagtatataaaaataacgGCTATTTtattacaagaagaaaaaaacccaacaacttaCAAAAAGATACACGTAATACATCAGAGACTTTGGTGTTGGACATCAGGCCACACAGGATCTACTCGGAATCCACAAAACCAAGGAGCTGCGCGCACGAACGCCGGGAAACGCGGGGA
Encoded proteins:
- the RNF24 gene encoding RING finger protein 24 isoform X2; the protein is MSSDFQHYSFRMPNIGFQNLPLNIYIVVFGTAIFVFILSLLFCCYLIRLRHQAHKELYAYKQVILKEKVKELNLHEICAVCLEEFKPKDELGICPCKHAFHRKCLIKWLEVRKVCPLCNMPVLQLAQLHGKQDPGPPQGPLPGAENIV
- the RNF24 gene encoding RING finger protein 24 isoform X3 encodes the protein MAGSLPMSSDFQHYSFRMPNIGFQNLPLNIYIVVFGTAIFVFILSLLFCCYLIRLRHQAHKELYAYKQVILKEKVKELNLHEICAVCLEEFKPKDELGICPCKHAFHRKCLIKWLEVRKVCPLCNMPVLQLAQLHGKQDPGPPQGPLPGAENIV